In Procambarus clarkii isolate CNS0578487 chromosome 13, FALCON_Pclarkii_2.0, whole genome shotgun sequence, the following are encoded in one genomic region:
- the LOC123757177 gene encoding uncharacterized protein: MADFEDGADEVATIQAPVVEAPELPEIKLFGKWSLDDVQLSDMSLQDYIAVKKYYAKYLPHSAGRYAAKRFRKAQCPIVERLTNSLMMHGRNNGKKLLAVRIVKHSFEIIHLLTGENPVQVVVNAIINSGPREDSTRIGRAGTVRRQAVDVSPLRRVNQAIWLLTTGAREAAFRNIKTIAECLADELINAAKGSSNSYAIKKKDELERVAKSNR; encoded by the exons ATGGCGGATTTCGAGGACGGAGCAGATGAGGTGGCAACCATCCAAGCCCCAGTGGTGGAGGCTCCTGAGCTGCCAGAAATTAAGCTCTTTGGCAAATGGTCACTTGATGATGTACAGCTTAGTGACATGTCTCTCCAG GATTACATTGCCGTGAAGAAATATTATGCCAAGTACCTGCCCCACTCTGCTGGTCGGTATGCGGCTAAGCGGTTCCGCAAGGCCCAGTGCCCCATTGTCGAACGCCTTACCAACTCCCTGATGATGCACGGTCGCAACAATGGCAAGAAGCTGCTGGCTGTTCGCATTGTCAAGCACTCTTTTGAGATCATCCATCTTCTGACTGGTGAG AATCCAGTTCAAGTTGTGGTAAATGCCATCATCAATTCTGGTCCTCGTGAGGATTCTACCCGTATTGGTCGTGCTGGTACTGTAAGGAGGCAGGCTGTGGATGTGTCTCCTCTCCGACGTGTCAACCAG GCCATCTGGCTCCTGACAACTGGTGCACGTGAGGCTGCTTTCCGCAACATCAAGACCATTGCAGAGTGTCTCGCTGATGAGTTGATCAATGCTGCCAAG GGATCGTCCAACAGCTATGCAATCAAGAAGAAGGATGAACTTGAACGTGTTGCCAAGTCTAACCGTTAA